From a single Methanothermobacter sp. genomic region:
- a CDS encoding site-specific integrase, translated as MKFGDSDHVIFETWVLRKGLEKSTFKTYLQCLKKYCMVTGMTPAELITEAEEEEEAGIRMRNRKINLHLLKFRRTLEDEGKAPSTISLYYYAVRSFYEAMDITMPKLRQPSGDICLEQNYGKLITREELRTLVSMAPPREKALIYLMALSGMAQAEARRLTIRKFLDAAGDAIGRELETVEDLFNARDELMDEIITLDIVRKKVNYRYMTFIPPEATKEILNYLKERMYGRNEKIRIRDYDRALFVKRNGEDIDRDIIVTNFRRIGLEAGFRKKDGAYSFWRAHALRKYFISTIINKLGDKVLADFLAGHKISDVDRAYWYMDPEDLKRRYMKALPYLSIDGVEVRTIEDRDYRRLREVEKIYNQMKEEIQKTEKLIRIFKQYPEINELLSKRIPD; from the coding sequence ATGAAGTTTGGAGATTCGGACCATGTGATATTTGAGACCTGGGTACTCAGGAAGGGTTTGGAGAAGTCCACCTTCAAAACATACCTCCAGTGCCTCAAGAAGTACTGCATGGTCACAGGCATGACACCTGCAGAACTCATAACTGAGGCAGAGGAAGAGGAGGAGGCCGGCATCAGGATGAGAAACCGCAAGATAAACCTGCATCTCCTGAAGTTCAGAAGGACCCTTGAGGATGAGGGCAAGGCCCCCTCCACCATCAGCCTTTACTATTATGCCGTAAGGTCATTCTATGAGGCCATGGACATCACAATGCCAAAACTCAGACAGCCCTCAGGGGACATCTGTCTGGAGCAGAACTATGGCAAACTCATCACCAGGGAGGAACTCAGGACACTTGTGAGCATGGCACCGCCCAGGGAGAAGGCCCTCATCTACCTCATGGCACTCTCAGGCATGGCGCAGGCAGAGGCCAGGAGGCTGACCATCAGAAAGTTCCTGGATGCTGCAGGTGATGCCATCGGCCGTGAACTTGAAACGGTTGAGGACCTCTTCAATGCCAGGGATGAACTCATGGATGAGATCATAACCCTGGATATTGTCAGGAAGAAGGTTAACTACCGCTACATGACCTTCATCCCACCTGAGGCCACGAAGGAGATCCTGAATTACCTCAAGGAGCGGATGTATGGCAGGAATGAGAAGATACGCATCAGGGATTATGATCGGGCTCTCTTTGTTAAGAGAAATGGTGAGGATATTGACAGGGATATCATCGTAACGAATTTCAGGCGTATAGGCCTCGAGGCGGGTTTCAGGAAGAAGGATGGTGCCTACAGTTTCTGGAGGGCCCATGCACTCAGGAAGTACTTCATATCCACCATCATTAATAAGCTGGGTGACAAGGTCCTGGCGGACTTCCTTGCAGGTCATAAGATCTCTGATGTGGATAGGGCCTACTGGTACATGGATCCTGAGGACCTCAAGAGGAGGTACATGAAGGCCCTCCCGTATCTTTCAATTGATGGTGTTGAGGTGAGGACCATTGAGGATAGGGATTACAGGCGCTTGAGGGAGGTTGAGAAGATTTATAATCAGATGAAGGAGGAGATCCAGAAGACTGAGAAGCTCATAAGGATATTCAAGCAGTACCCTGAGATCAATGAACTTTTGAGTAAGAGAATCCCTGATTAG
- a CDS encoding FxLYD domain-containing protein encodes MGDKRGIIGRISEWWNRRGRITKISIFLLWSIFIFMVGSFEGSEVMTSYEKGLVQFDVINFTIEEANGAYFITGEVQNRYNQPLDFGVVYIKLIDDYGNVVKVDGIDIDRLEPGEKRKFRGRINVTEDVSIIGFRTEGRLISPIGIPSGG; translated from the coding sequence ATGGGAGATAAACGAGGTATAATTGGAAGAATCAGTGAATGGTGGAATAGACGTGGACGAATTACAAAGATTTCTATCTTCCTTTTATGGTCCATATTTATTTTTATGGTGGGAAGTTTTGAAGGAAGCGAAGTTATGACCTCCTATGAAAAAGGGCTTGTCCAGTTTGATGTCATCAATTTCACTATTGAAGAGGCTAATGGAGCTTATTTTATCACGGGAGAAGTTCAAAACAGGTACAATCAGCCTCTAGATTTTGGGGTTGTCTATATAAAATTAATTGACGATTATGGAAATGTAGTGAAGGTTGATGGAATCGATATAGATAGGCTTGAACCTGGAGAAAAAAGAAAGTTCAGGGGAAGAATAAACGTCACTGAAGATGTTTCAATTATCGGATTCAGAACAGAGGGAAGACTGATTTCTCCTATAGGGATTCCCTCAGGAGGATAA
- a CDS encoding DUF3426 domain-containing protein, whose translation MKSIKTKYLGFLTLGLICMVVMVSGCTSEEPTETINETQETHPEAKNVVIVNSTGSFQYGYYYINGTVKNKNDFGVAYVKILVRGYDKNGELVAEDYTYANDTNLAPGAKSTFELYLDDPGHEIVKYEAKVIDADKSLYEYESKSTDKSTKDRKFPLVLPEGEKVSCPYCGSFNNIVTDEIYLEREGKYLDYFECRNCGYMWEEKFSYPAYGTPV comes from the coding sequence CTAACTTTGGGTTTAATTTGTATGGTAGTTATGGTTTCTGGTTGTACTTCTGAAGAACCTACTGAAACCATTAATGAAACACAGGAAACACATCCTGAAGCAAAAAATGTTGTAATAGTAAATTCAACTGGTAGCTTTCAATATGGATACTATTATATTAACGGTACGGTAAAAAACAAAAATGATTTTGGCGTGGCCTATGTCAAAATTCTTGTAAGAGGATACGATAAAAATGGGGAACTCGTAGCAGAAGATTACACCTATGCTAACGATACTAATCTTGCTCCTGGAGCTAAATCAACATTCGAGCTCTATCTTGATGATCCCGGCCATGAAATAGTAAAATATGAAGCTAAAGTTATAGATGCAGATAAATCACTATATGAATATGAATCCAAATCTACCGATAAATCAACTAAGGATAGAAAGTTTCCACTTGTTTTACCCGAGGGAGAGAAGGTAAGCTGCCCCTATTGTGGTTCCTTTAATAATATTGTCACTGATGAGATATACTTGGAAAGGGAGGGCAAATATCTCGATTACTTCGAATGCAGGAACTGTGGATACATGTGGGAAGAGAAGTTTAGCTACCCTGCATATGGAACGCCTGTTTAA